Proteins from one Ketobacter alkanivorans genomic window:
- a CDS encoding ABC transporter ATP-binding protein, whose product MVEQSTVDTADDFIVKLEDINKHFDGVYACDDISLNIQRGEFFSLLGPSGCGKTTLLRILAGFEAPNKGRVIIDGIDMTSVPAYLRPVNMMFQSYALFPHMNVEQNIAFGLKQEPMPKAQRNDRVREMMALVQLEKHAKRKPHQLSGGQRQRVALARALAKQPKLLLLDEPLGALDKKLREQTQFELVNLQARLGITFVVVTHDQEEAMTMSSRIALMNNGRIEQLDSPRRLYEFPATRYAADFIGLVNLFEGHVVSHENDTALIDCEQAGTLLRVHHSQPLAANMPVTVAMRPEKIRLHNQYDGQPNQVRAVIKEIAYLGDISIYHAELESGRRVKFTLPNVQALAEQPLTWEQTVVLGWNADSCNVLTQ is encoded by the coding sequence ATGGTTGAGCAATCCACCGTCGACACGGCAGATGATTTCATCGTCAAGCTCGAAGACATCAATAAGCACTTTGATGGCGTGTATGCATGCGATGACATCAGCTTGAATATCCAGCGAGGTGAGTTTTTTTCCTTGTTAGGCCCCTCAGGCTGCGGAAAAACCACCTTGCTGCGTATTCTTGCCGGTTTTGAGGCGCCCAATAAAGGGCGCGTCATCATAGATGGGATTGATATGACATCCGTTCCGGCCTACCTACGGCCTGTGAACATGATGTTTCAATCCTATGCCCTGTTTCCCCATATGAACGTAGAACAAAATATTGCATTCGGTTTGAAGCAGGAGCCGATGCCGAAGGCACAACGCAATGACCGTGTTCGCGAGATGATGGCGCTGGTACAACTAGAAAAGCACGCCAAGCGTAAACCTCATCAATTATCGGGTGGGCAGCGTCAACGGGTCGCCTTGGCTCGGGCATTGGCAAAACAGCCCAAGCTGTTATTGCTGGATGAACCGTTAGGGGCGTTGGACAAGAAATTGCGAGAACAAACCCAGTTTGAGTTGGTAAATCTGCAAGCCAGGCTGGGTATCACTTTTGTGGTTGTTACTCATGACCAGGAAGAAGCGATGACCATGTCCAGCCGAATTGCTTTAATGAATAATGGGCGTATCGAACAACTCGATTCACCGCGACGCCTGTATGAGTTTCCCGCTACCCGCTACGCGGCTGATTTTATCGGCTTGGTTAATTTGTTCGAAGGTCACGTTGTTTCACATGAGAATGACACGGCGCTGATTGACTGCGAGCAAGCAGGTACACTGCTTCGTGTTCATCACAGCCAGCCTTTGGCGGCAAACATGCCAGTCACCGTTGCCATGCGTCCCGAGAAAATACGCCTGCACAATCAGTACGACGGCCAACCGAACCAAGTGCGGGCGGTTATTAAGGAGATCGCCTATCTTGGTGATATATCCATATACCATGCTGAATTGGAAAGTGGCAGGCGAGTGAAGTTTACCTTGCCGAATGTTCAGGCGTTGGCCGAACAACCATTAACTTGGGAGCAAACCGTTGTGCTCGGTTGGAATGCCGACAGTTGTAATGTGCTTACACAATGA
- a CDS encoding OmpA family protein, translating to MKKTLVCASVLMSLGLGGCAIDPYTGEQKVSNTAIGAAAGAVVGAAVSSKKDRAKGAAIGAAVGGGAGYYFDYQEKLLRQKLESTGVSVSRLENGGIKLNMPGNISFASSQHDLLPSFNDVLDSVALVLKEYSKSTIQVTGHTDSTGSFEFNQGLSERRAASVRDYLIGQGVAANRLHSNGFGPRYPIATNDTSAGRAANRRVEIEILNQI from the coding sequence ATGAAGAAAACTCTGGTCTGTGCCTCGGTTTTGATGTCTCTCGGCCTTGGCGGTTGCGCTATAGACCCCTATACCGGCGAGCAGAAAGTAAGCAACACCGCAATCGGTGCAGCAGCGGGAGCTGTCGTTGGCGCGGCGGTTTCCAGCAAAAAAGACCGTGCAAAAGGTGCGGCTATTGGTGCTGCTGTAGGCGGTGGCGCTGGATATTATTTTGACTATCAGGAAAAGTTGCTACGTCAGAAACTGGAAAGTACCGGTGTCAGTGTGAGCCGCCTCGAGAATGGTGGGATCAAACTGAACATGCCGGGCAATATTAGTTTTGCCTCCAGTCAGCATGACCTGCTACCCTCGTTCAATGATGTCCTGGACAGCGTGGCACTGGTGCTTAAAGAATACAGCAAAAGCACCATTCAGGTGACCGGTCACACCGACAGCACCGGCAGTTTCGAATTTAACCAAGGTTTGTCAGAGCGGCGGGCCGCTAGCGTTAGGGATTACCTGATCGGTCAAGGGGTGGCTGCAAACCGCCTGCATTCCAACGGCTTTGGGCCTCGCTATCCAATCGCGACTAATGATACCTCTGCCGGGCGTGCTGCCAACCGCCGTGTGGAAATCGAGATCCTGAATCAGATTTAA
- a CDS encoding polyamine ABC transporter substrate-binding protein: MKLASLWRYPVSVFGLLSISLGAHAETLHIYNWSDYIAEDTVANFQEQSKVKVSYDVYDSNEVLEAKLLAGKSGYDLIFPTARPFADRHIKAKLYRPLDTSKLSNYANVDPVILKSLADIDPGNAHLVPYMWGTTGIGYNVKKVKAILGDEMPLDTWRLVFDPEIVAKLSACGVALMDDPTEVFVAARAYLGKNTEDFSSPAIDEAAAVISKVRSGIRYFHSSQYINDLANGDICVAHGYSGDVLQARDRAAEAKNGVEIAYAVPAEGAVVWTDVMAIPADAPNPEAAHKFINYLLNPDVIANITNYVAYANANIKATDLIDEEIRNDPGIYPPSTTREHLLVLKTPSDKQVRVMNRTWTRVKTGI; the protein is encoded by the coding sequence ATGAAATTAGCCAGTTTGTGGCGTTACCCAGTGTCTGTTTTTGGACTTCTTTCGATTAGCCTCGGTGCCCACGCTGAGACGCTTCATATATACAACTGGTCAGATTACATAGCCGAAGATACCGTAGCCAACTTTCAGGAACAGTCTAAAGTCAAAGTCAGTTATGACGTTTACGACTCTAACGAAGTGCTCGAAGCTAAATTGCTAGCGGGTAAGAGCGGCTATGATTTGATTTTTCCAACTGCGCGCCCATTTGCCGATCGCCATATCAAGGCCAAGCTGTACCGGCCTCTGGATACCAGCAAGCTCAGTAACTATGCCAATGTCGACCCAGTGATTTTAAAATCATTGGCCGATATAGATCCCGGTAATGCGCATTTGGTGCCTTACATGTGGGGTACCACAGGCATTGGATACAACGTCAAAAAAGTCAAAGCCATCCTGGGCGATGAAATGCCGCTGGACACCTGGCGTCTGGTTTTCGATCCCGAAATTGTCGCCAAGCTCAGCGCATGCGGGGTGGCGTTAATGGATGACCCGACTGAAGTTTTCGTCGCCGCCAGAGCATACCTGGGGAAAAACACAGAGGACTTTAGCTCCCCTGCGATTGACGAAGCCGCTGCAGTGATAAGTAAAGTGCGATCTGGTATCCGTTATTTCCACAGCTCACAGTATATTAACGATCTGGCCAATGGCGACATCTGTGTTGCGCATGGCTATTCCGGTGATGTACTGCAGGCTCGTGACCGTGCTGCTGAAGCCAAGAACGGGGTAGAGATTGCCTATGCGGTACCAGCCGAAGGCGCCGTGGTATGGACGGATGTGATGGCTATCCCGGCGGATGCTCCCAATCCAGAAGCTGCCCACAAATTTATCAACTACTTACTGAATCCTGACGTTATCGCCAATATCACCAACTACGTCGCGTACGCTAATGCCAATATAAAAGCCACGGATTTGATTGATGAAGAAATTCGTAATGATCCCGGTATTTATCCACCATCCACCACGCGTGAACATTTACTGGTGTTAAAGACCCCTAGCGACAAACAGGTTCGGGTTATGAATCGCACCTGGACACGGGTTAAAACCGGGATCTGA
- a CDS encoding ABC transporter permease subunit → MKIRFPWLVTVLLLGYAFLYIPIVSLIVYSFNESRLVTVWSRFSTKWYAELLHNDPLLSAAWLSIKIASINATLAVILGTLAALALVRFGKLRGSRSLGVMITAPLVMPEVMTGLSLLLLFIALEGVFGWPSGRGLTTIVLAHTTFSMAYVAVIVQSRLGSMDRSLEEAAMDLGATPVRVFFYITLPIISPALIAGWLLAFTLSMDDLVIANFVSGPGATTLPMMVYSSVRLGVSPQINALAAIIVVVVSIAVLIAAVILQRQAKNR, encoded by the coding sequence ATGAAGATTCGATTCCCTTGGCTTGTTACGGTTCTACTATTAGGTTATGCCTTTCTGTATATTCCAATAGTAAGCCTGATCGTTTATTCGTTTAACGAAAGCCGACTGGTTACCGTATGGAGTCGCTTTTCTACTAAGTGGTATGCAGAGCTTTTGCACAACGACCCGTTGTTGAGCGCAGCATGGTTGAGCATTAAGATTGCATCGATTAACGCCACTTTGGCGGTGATTCTTGGCACATTGGCGGCACTAGCCTTGGTGAGATTTGGCAAACTAAGAGGTAGTCGTAGCCTGGGTGTTATGATCACGGCGCCTTTGGTTATGCCAGAAGTCATGACAGGCCTATCACTGCTGTTGCTATTTATTGCTTTAGAGGGTGTGTTTGGGTGGCCCTCAGGCAGAGGGCTTACTACCATTGTTCTTGCTCATACCACTTTTTCTATGGCCTATGTCGCGGTCATCGTGCAAAGCCGCCTGGGTAGTATGGATAGATCACTGGAAGAGGCAGCCATGGATCTCGGCGCAACGCCGGTGAGGGTATTCTTCTATATTACCTTGCCAATTATTTCCCCAGCCTTAATCGCGGGCTGGTTACTTGCATTTACGCTGTCCATGGATGATTTAGTGATTGCAAACTTCGTTTCGGGCCCTGGAGCTACCACATTACCTATGATGGTGTATTCCAGTGTAAGATTAGGGGTAAGCCCTCAAATCAATGCACTGGCGGCTATTATCGTTGTAGTTGTGAGTATCGCAGTGCTGATTGCCGCAGTTATTCTGCAAAGGCAGGCGAAAAATCGTTAG
- a CDS encoding NAD-dependent epimerase/dehydratase family protein translates to MKQILITGSFGFLGSRLVLYYLKAGWKVRLFDLPNHALKEQLLTEFGQAGSYELFESDICDYDSVLSAVRGCQEVIHGAALLNSVAAYDHFHRINVQGTKTICDACVAEGVPHFTLISTSDVFGIPQQHQLLHEESPYRSWNEPYADTKILAANYVKALRAKGQLNASIVYPGWIYGEGDRQFFPAVMDMVRDGIVFTWHKSRASDIYFVHIDDLILGIDRVLHTSESSNRDYLLLDPTSGITPLTLYGIIADYLDIQIKHIHVPYPIMMLVALVTQSLARIGILSKPVLSSTDVKAFGNAFQFCTDRAANELDWMPSIPTREGILRALNWQTQQPSANPAS, encoded by the coding sequence ATGAAACAAATTCTTATAACTGGCTCATTTGGATTTCTCGGCAGTCGTCTGGTGCTTTACTACCTTAAAGCGGGTTGGAAAGTGCGGCTTTTCGATCTGCCGAATCACGCACTCAAGGAACAGCTACTTACGGAGTTCGGGCAAGCCGGATCGTACGAATTATTCGAATCAGACATCTGTGATTACGATTCGGTTTTGAGCGCAGTGAGGGGCTGCCAAGAAGTGATTCATGGGGCTGCCTTACTCAATTCAGTTGCTGCCTACGATCACTTTCACCGCATCAATGTGCAGGGCACTAAGACCATTTGTGATGCCTGTGTGGCCGAAGGTGTTCCACACTTCACGTTAATCAGCACATCGGATGTATTCGGCATCCCTCAACAACATCAGCTACTTCACGAAGAATCTCCTTACCGAAGTTGGAATGAACCCTATGCTGACACCAAGATTCTGGCAGCCAATTACGTAAAAGCGCTGCGAGCGAAGGGGCAGCTGAACGCCTCGATTGTCTACCCTGGCTGGATTTATGGTGAAGGTGATAGACAGTTTTTTCCGGCAGTCATGGACATGGTTCGAGATGGGATCGTCTTCACTTGGCACAAGTCGCGAGCCTCAGACATCTATTTCGTGCACATTGATGATCTGATCTTGGGAATAGACAGAGTTCTGCACACCTCTGAATCATCAAATCGTGATTATCTGTTACTGGATCCAACAAGCGGAATTACGCCACTCACACTGTATGGCATCATCGCCGACTACCTCGACATCCAAATAAAGCACATTCACGTGCCCTATCCGATCATGATGCTGGTTGCTCTAGTAACCCAGTCATTGGCTCGAATCGGAATATTATCCAAACCCGTGCTATCCAGCACCGATGTTAAAGCCTTTGGTAACGCGTTCCAATTCTGCACTGACCGGGCTGCAAACGAGTTAGATTGGATGCCCAGCATCCCCACCCGTGAAGGTATTTTACGAGCACTGAACTGGCAAACCCAGCAACCCTCAGCAAACCCAGCAAGCTAA
- a CDS encoding energy transducer TonB, which translates to MQWQRQLTVVVGVLLAHAGVLVLVLSPHQPQLSRVEPPRISGVFIQAPPAELVQKPSSKQPSSQPVKQPTPISKPKTDPILRPKPDARPAPVVTEIDNPTPDAAEPDIVEPVSQPPEPSPVQVESEHDESLGAPITPPRIDAYHHSNADPAYPSSSRRRGEEGAVILELVVLADGTVGDIKVKVSSGHPRLDRSALKAVKTWRYTPAQQDGKPVDYRYLQPITFSLHER; encoded by the coding sequence ATGCAATGGCAGCGTCAATTGACGGTTGTTGTGGGCGTCCTGTTGGCCCATGCGGGCGTGCTGGTTTTAGTGTTAAGCCCACATCAGCCTCAGTTGTCACGGGTAGAGCCTCCTCGTATCAGTGGTGTGTTCATTCAGGCACCTCCTGCAGAATTGGTACAAAAGCCATCGTCGAAGCAGCCATCGTCGCAACCAGTTAAGCAACCAACGCCAATATCCAAGCCGAAAACTGATCCAATTCTGCGCCCTAAACCGGATGCGCGGCCTGCTCCAGTTGTAACCGAAATCGATAATCCTACGCCGGATGCTGCCGAACCTGATATTGTTGAGCCTGTATCGCAGCCGCCGGAGCCTTCGCCTGTGCAGGTGGAATCTGAACATGATGAAAGCCTGGGTGCTCCGATCACACCGCCAAGGATTGATGCCTATCATCACAGCAATGCAGATCCAGCTTACCCTTCATCATCCCGGCGCAGGGGGGAGGAGGGAGCGGTTATTCTGGAGTTGGTGGTGTTGGCCGATGGCACTGTCGGTGACATAAAAGTCAAGGTGTCCAGTGGCCATCCTCGATTGGATCGTTCTGCCTTAAAGGCTGTTAAAACCTGGCGCTACACCCCTGCCCAACAAGACGGTAAACCTGTAGATTACCGTTATTTGCAGCCAATCACATTCAGTCTGCATGAACGTTAA
- a CDS encoding MotA/TolQ/ExbB proton channel family protein, with translation MDTNAYGIEHLWSQADLVIRTVAILLLAMSVASWTIIVQRALHLFSLRGSTRATQEFWHAHSIAEGIQILARDGRSNPFRHLAEVGQAAADHHDTHEDDLHGKLPMAEWLTSCMRGSIDESAESLQRGLSILASVGSTAPFVGLFGTVWGIYHALVSIGVSGQASIDKVAGPVGESLIMTAFGLAVAIPAVLGYNALTRHNKQVLGKLNRFAHQLHAYFLTGAPLKRNDDSPRLRALKPAKGDK, from the coding sequence ATGGATACCAACGCATATGGTATAGAACATCTCTGGAGCCAGGCCGATTTGGTTATCAGAACGGTGGCCATATTACTGCTGGCCATGTCGGTTGCATCGTGGACTATCATCGTGCAGCGTGCGCTGCATCTGTTTTCTCTGCGGGGCAGTACACGCGCCACGCAGGAATTTTGGCATGCCCACAGTATTGCCGAGGGGATTCAAATTCTGGCCCGAGATGGTCGAAGCAACCCTTTTCGTCATCTTGCCGAAGTTGGGCAGGCCGCGGCGGATCACCATGACACCCATGAGGACGACCTTCATGGCAAGCTGCCGATGGCTGAATGGTTGACCTCCTGCATGCGAGGTTCCATTGATGAAAGCGCAGAGAGTCTGCAGAGAGGCCTTTCCATACTGGCATCAGTAGGATCTACCGCCCCTTTCGTAGGCTTGTTCGGCACAGTATGGGGGATCTATCACGCCCTGGTTAGTATTGGTGTTTCGGGGCAGGCCAGCATCGATAAGGTTGCCGGTCCCGTGGGTGAATCCCTCATTATGACCGCGTTCGGGTTGGCTGTGGCGATCCCGGCGGTATTGGGTTATAACGCGCTCACCCGTCACAATAAGCAGGTGCTGGGTAAGCTGAATCGCTTTGCCCACCAACTTCATGCGTACTTTCTCACCGGTGCACCACTCAAACGTAACGATGACTCGCCCAGGCTGCGTGCGCTGAAACCCGCCAAGGGAGATAAGTAG
- the gorA gene encoding glutathione-disulfide reductase, producing the protein MDKFDYDLFVIGAGSGGVRCARMSASMGGRVAIAEERYFGGTCVNVGCVPKKLYVYGSHINEELALAQSYGWNVEASGFDWTVLRDNKVKEIQRLNGIYDRLLVNAGVEVFNGRAVIQGPNQVCVNGKVVSARYILIATGGWPFLPEIPGVEHAITSNEFFDLPELPEKALIVGGGYIAIEFACILHNLGVDVTLSYRKELFLRGFDDDVREHLRDELLRKGIKIRFKHDVTAIAKCGDSQFRVNDASGNSEQFNLVVYATGRRPKIDGLGLENTSVSIAENGAVIVDDHYCTSEPSIYAVGDVIDRVQLTPVALAEGMYVANTLFADGGKPVGYDAIPTAVFTQPPIGTVGLTEQQAKDAGHDIDVYRSVFSPMKYSFSPHKERALMKLIVDKKTDRVLGAHMVGPDAGEIIQGIGIAVSMGATKAQFDQTIGIHPTSAEEFVTMRTPVNH; encoded by the coding sequence GTGGATAAGTTCGATTATGACCTTTTTGTAATAGGCGCAGGCTCTGGTGGGGTACGTTGCGCCAGGATGTCTGCTTCTATGGGCGGCCGGGTCGCAATCGCAGAAGAACGCTATTTTGGTGGCACCTGCGTGAATGTTGGATGTGTGCCAAAGAAACTGTATGTTTATGGTTCTCACATTAATGAAGAGTTGGCGCTTGCTCAAAGTTATGGGTGGAACGTAGAGGCCTCGGGCTTTGACTGGACTGTATTGCGTGATAACAAAGTTAAGGAAATCCAACGGCTCAACGGGATCTATGATCGATTACTGGTTAACGCCGGTGTCGAAGTATTCAATGGTCGAGCCGTTATACAAGGCCCTAATCAAGTATGTGTGAACGGCAAGGTTGTCTCGGCGCGATACATATTGATAGCAACGGGAGGGTGGCCATTCCTGCCAGAAATTCCCGGAGTAGAACACGCAATCACATCGAATGAATTTTTTGACTTGCCCGAGTTGCCAGAAAAGGCATTAATCGTGGGTGGCGGTTATATAGCAATAGAATTTGCCTGCATACTGCATAACCTGGGTGTCGATGTTACGCTTAGCTACCGTAAGGAACTTTTCTTGCGTGGTTTCGATGATGATGTAAGAGAGCACTTGAGAGATGAGTTGCTCAGAAAAGGTATTAAAATTCGCTTTAAGCATGATGTTACAGCAATCGCAAAATGCGGCGATAGCCAGTTCAGGGTCAACGATGCATCAGGCAACAGCGAGCAGTTCAACCTGGTCGTCTATGCTACTGGTCGTAGGCCAAAAATCGATGGGTTAGGCCTTGAAAATACCTCGGTATCCATTGCAGAAAATGGCGCGGTGATCGTCGATGATCATTATTGCACGTCTGAGCCAAGCATATACGCAGTAGGTGATGTGATTGATAGAGTTCAGCTGACGCCGGTTGCCCTGGCTGAGGGAATGTACGTTGCCAATACGTTGTTTGCAGACGGTGGCAAGCCTGTAGGGTATGATGCGATACCAACAGCCGTGTTCACGCAGCCTCCTATTGGTACAGTTGGGCTTACAGAACAACAAGCCAAAGATGCCGGCCACGATATCGATGTTTATCGTTCAGTTTTTTCCCCGATGAAGTACAGTTTTTCCCCCCATAAAGAACGCGCGTTGATGAAATTGATTGTTGATAAGAAAACGGATCGGGTATTAGGTGCTCACATGGTAGGGCCTGATGCAGGAGAGATTATACAAGGTATCGGAATTGCAGTTTCCATGGGGGCAACGAAAGCGCAATTCGATCAAACCATTGGTATTCACCCCACAAGTGCTGAAGAGTTTGTCACAATGAGAACGCCAGTAAACCACTAA
- a CDS encoding ABC transporter permease subunit: MSKLLSYIGMDGLNSRSRHLIVAVPWFWLVIFFILPFLFLLKISLSESQLAQPPYLDMIRGDGEGLLTIFINGANYLLLLQDSLYVSALLGSLKVAVISTALCLIIGYPMAYAIARAPESRRMPLLMLIVLPFWTSFLIRVYAWIGILKNNGLLNNLLLWLGLIDEPIDILYTPIAVYIGVVYSYLPFLILPLYATLVKLDNTLLEAAADLGCRPFKQFITVTLPLSMPGVIAGSMLVFIPVVGEFVIPDLLGGPNSLMIGKLLWTEFFSNKDWPMASALACVLLVALVVPFVLLRHYERRASEEGG; encoded by the coding sequence ATGAGTAAGTTGTTAAGTTATATCGGTATGGATGGGCTGAATAGCCGATCCCGACATTTGATCGTTGCTGTTCCCTGGTTCTGGTTGGTCATATTTTTTATATTGCCATTCCTGTTTCTACTTAAGATCAGCCTATCTGAGTCGCAACTGGCCCAACCTCCATACCTTGATATGATACGAGGTGATGGCGAGGGCCTACTTACTATATTTATTAACGGCGCAAACTATTTGTTGCTGTTACAGGATTCATTGTACGTAAGCGCATTATTAGGGTCACTAAAGGTTGCCGTAATATCCACAGCACTGTGTCTGATAATTGGATACCCCATGGCCTACGCAATTGCCAGGGCCCCGGAAAGTCGACGCATGCCGTTGCTTATGTTGATTGTTTTGCCGTTTTGGACTTCATTTCTAATCCGTGTGTACGCATGGATAGGTATCTTGAAAAACAATGGACTGCTAAACAATCTATTGCTGTGGTTAGGCCTGATTGATGAGCCTATTGATATTTTGTACACGCCGATTGCTGTGTACATCGGTGTCGTATACAGCTACTTGCCGTTCTTGATTCTGCCGCTATATGCCACCTTGGTTAAACTGGATAACACATTATTGGAGGCAGCAGCAGACTTAGGCTGCCGACCATTCAAGCAATTCATAACGGTTACTCTACCTTTATCTATGCCGGGCGTCATCGCTGGTTCTATGTTGGTATTTATACCTGTGGTTGGCGAGTTTGTTATTCCTGATCTATTGGGTGGGCCGAATAGTCTGATGATCGGCAAACTGCTTTGGACTGAATTTTTCAGTAACAAGGATTGGCCGATGGCATCTGCGCTGGCCTGCGTGTTACTGGTGGCGCTAGTCGTGCCGTTTGTATTGTTGCGCCACTATGAACGAAGAGCAAGCGAGGAGGGTGGATGA
- a CDS encoding ExbD/TolR family protein, whose protein sequence is MAFGGGLDDDDEVMSEINMTPLVDVMLVLLIIFILTVPVLTHTVNIDLPQANNAPNDVTPQTIALTVTADAAIHWNDEVISGEVLANRLQSVAAVRPQPEIQLRGDKAVAYQHVIAVMAAAQQAGIEKLGFVTEPIPQ, encoded by the coding sequence ATGGCTTTTGGTGGAGGGTTGGACGACGATGATGAGGTAATGAGTGAAATCAATATGACCCCGTTAGTGGATGTCATGTTGGTATTATTGATCATCTTTATTTTAACGGTGCCGGTGTTGACTCACACGGTAAACATTGATTTACCCCAGGCAAACAACGCCCCGAACGACGTTACCCCCCAAACCATAGCGCTAACCGTCACGGCGGACGCCGCCATCCACTGGAATGATGAGGTAATCAGTGGGGAGGTGCTGGCCAACCGCCTGCAGTCCGTCGCTGCTGTTCGGCCGCAACCTGAAATCCAACTGCGGGGGGATAAGGCGGTAGCATACCAGCATGTCATTGCGGTGATGGCGGCGGCGCAACAGGCAGGGATCGAAAAACTGGGCTTTGTGACCGAACCGATCCCTCAATAG